The Mangifera indica cultivar Alphonso chromosome 8, CATAS_Mindica_2.1, whole genome shotgun sequence genome has a window encoding:
- the LOC123222601 gene encoding cytochrome b561 and DOMON domain-containing protein At5g35735-like: MDISLKSALFCCVLFAVCVSSYGQNCHGYSFTSNKQYSLCSDLPVLNSFLHWNYDSATTTVDLAFRHTGTTSSQWVAWALNPSGQFMGGSQCLVALQTSAGVRPYTAPIGASESMPQLTEANLTFGVSNLSATLEGGEMIIFAKLQLTSEFLSTNQLWQVGPMNGDSPGMHPTSGDNVRSVSTVNFASGETTAGGSSINSRIRKRNIHGVLNAVSWGTLMPIGAMMARYLRVFKSANPAWFYLHIACQTSAYIVGVAGWATGIKLGNDSPSVQYDTHRNIGITLFALGTLQMFALLLRPKPDHKYRLYWNIYHHAVGYTVIILSIYNVFEGLDILEPAKKWKRIYIGILIFLAAVAVILEAITWIIVIKRKQKTSEKNHQSMDGTNGVNGRGPHHDA; encoded by the exons ATGGATATATCTTTAAAATCTGCCTTgttttgttgtgttttgtttgcTGTTTGTGTTTCATCCTATGGCCAGAATTGCCATGGCTATAGTTTTACAAGCAATAAACAATATAGTTTATGCAGTGATCTACCTGTATTGAATTCATTTCTCCACTGGAATTATGATTCAGCTACTACTACAGTTGATCTTGCATTTCGTCATACTGGAACTACTTCATCGCAATGGGTAGCTTGGGCCCTGAACCCTTCTGGACAATTTATGGGAGGGTCTCAGTGCCTTGTGGCTTTGCAAACTTCCGCCGGTGTTCGTCCTTACACCGCACCGATAGGTGCCTCCGAATCGATGCCACAGTTGACAGAGGCTAATTTGACCTTCGGAGTTTCAAACCTTTCGGCTACTTTGGAGGGTGGTGAAATGATCATCTTTGCCAAACTGCAACTTACTAGTGAATTTTTATCAACCAACCAGCTTTGGCAAGTAGGTCCGATGAATGGAGATAGCCCTGGTATGCATCCCACAAGTGGAGATAATGTAAGATCAGTTTCAACCGTTAATTTCGCCAGTGGTGAGACTACAGCTGGTGGAAGCAGTATCAACTCCAGAATTAGAAAGAGGAAT ATTCATGGAGTGCTAAACGCTGTGAGTTGGGGAACCCTTATGCCGATTGGGGCCATGATGGCTAGGTACCTTAGGGTGTTCAAGTCTGCAAATCCAGCATGGTTTTACCTTCATATTGCCTGCCAAACTTCGGCCTATATTGTGGGTGTTGCTGGGTGGGCAACTGGTATCAAGCTTGGCAACGACAGTCCTTCCGTTCAATATGACACACACAGGAATATTGGCATAACCCTCTTTGCCCTTGGCACACTTCAG ATGTTTGCATTGCTTTTGAGGCCAAAGCCTGATCACAAATACAGATTATACTGGAACATCTACCACCATGCTGTCGGGTACACAGTGATCATTTTGAGCATCTATAACGTCTTTGAGGGTCTTGACATATTGGAGCCAGCCAAGAAGTGGAAGAGGATATATATAggtattcttattttcttggctGCAGTTGCTGTCATATTAGAAGCCATAACTTGGATAATAGTTATAAAGAGGAAACAGAAGACTTCAGAGAAGAAC